One Ignavibacterium album JCM 16511 genomic region harbors:
- a CDS encoding NAD-dependent epimerase/dehydratase family protein yields the protein MKDKQVAVVTGGTGFVGSHLVDLLLNKGYEVRCITRRSSDLKWLKGKDVQIFDCGLYNKDALKDVMKDSDYVFHVAGVVKSKTKEGYFKGNVDTTKTLIEAALESGANLKRFLVVSSQTVTGPSYDGKPVNEETECRPITTYGKSKLEEEKLVLSYKDKLPITICRAPAVYGERDTEIFIYFKTFSKGLTTTIGFNEKKLSLIHVLDLVYGFYLAATNDIAVGNIYFISSEEFYTWPQINDITSKIIGRKPIVIKVPHFMVYTIAAVAQFAAMFSSKPATLNIEKAKDITQRYWICDTSKAVKELGYHQNISIEDGIKRTVEWYKKMKWI from the coding sequence ATGAAAGACAAACAAGTTGCTGTTGTTACCGGTGGAACCGGATTTGTTGGAAGTCATTTAGTTGATTTACTGCTGAATAAGGGCTATGAGGTTAGATGCATCACAAGAAGATCTTCTGATTTGAAATGGTTGAAAGGGAAAGATGTTCAAATATTCGATTGTGGATTATACAATAAAGATGCATTGAAAGATGTTATGAAGGATTCAGATTATGTTTTCCATGTTGCAGGAGTTGTTAAATCTAAAACTAAAGAAGGTTACTTTAAAGGGAACGTTGATACTACCAAAACATTGATTGAAGCCGCTTTGGAAAGTGGTGCAAATCTTAAGAGATTTCTGGTGGTAAGTAGTCAAACAGTAACGGGTCCTTCTTACGATGGTAAACCGGTAAATGAAGAAACTGAATGCAGACCAATTACTACTTACGGAAAGAGTAAATTGGAAGAAGAAAAGTTGGTTCTGTCATATAAAGATAAATTACCAATAACGATTTGTCGTGCGCCTGCGGTTTATGGTGAAAGAGACACAGAAATATTTATTTACTTTAAAACATTTAGCAAAGGATTAACCACTACAATCGGCTTTAATGAAAAGAAATTAAGTTTGATTCATGTTCTTGATTTAGTATACGGATTTTATCTTGCTGCTACAAATGATATTGCAGTTGGCAATATTTATTTTATAAGCTCAGAAGAATTTTATACCTGGCCTCAGATAAATGATATTACTTCAAAAATTATTGGTAGAAAACCGATAGTAATTAAAGTTCCGCACTTTATGGTTTATACCATTGCAGCAGTAGCACAATTTGCAGCAATGTTCAGTTCGAAACCTGCTACGCTGAATATTGAAAAAGCCAAAGATATAACTCAGCGATATTGGATTTGTGACACATCAAAAGCAGTAAAAGAACTCGGTTATCATCAGAATATTTCTATTGAAGACGGAATTAAAAGAACTGTTGAATGGTATAAAAAAATGAAGTGGATTTAA
- a CDS encoding YtxH domain-containing protein, protein MAQDNNNLGKGFLIGFLAGGAVGAAIALLFAPKSGKELRADLRQKGEEYIDDAERYLSEAREKARELINEGKKRSEKIITDAKQKSQEIIKDAEKIILEAKEKTSEVVHSGKEKLEEEAERLKSSVKAGIDAYKEAKKS, encoded by the coding sequence ATGGCACAGGATAATAATAATTTAGGAAAAGGATTTCTTATTGGCTTTCTTGCCGGTGGTGCTGTTGGTGCGGCAATTGCACTGTTATTTGCACCCAAAAGCGGAAAAGAATTGCGCGCTGATTTAAGACAAAAGGGTGAAGAATATATCGATGATGCAGAAAGATATCTTTCTGAAGCAAGGGAAAAAGCCCGCGAACTTATCAATGAAGGCAAGAAAAGATCAGAAAAAATAATTACTGATGCTAAACAGAAATCTCAGGAAATTATAAAAGATGCAGAGAAGATAATTCTTGAAGCAAAAGAAAAAACATCTGAGGTTGTACATTCAGGTAAAGAAAAACTTGAAGAAGAAGCTGAGAGACTTAAGAGTTCTGTTAAAGCAGGAATTGATGCTTATAAAGAAGCTAAGAAATCATAA
- a CDS encoding lysylphosphatidylglycerol synthase transmembrane domain-containing protein, producing MLEKLKQRTLISIAFAGVLYLAITVYIDFDLLLLSFEKFNLHLIPFLLLLSMGNYFARYFKWNFYLSELNIKLDKRDSLLIFMSGLLMSVTPGKIGELLKAYLVKTVNKTPVSVTAPIIFAERATDFLSLTILALIGAYIYDYGRDAALIITIFIFIGILILTNRKLFDSVMSVLSKIKFVEKRIESIERLYHSTYTLLKIKPLIIAVLISVVSWGFECYGYFLVISNFNSVIDVSWSFFSYSFSTIVGAVSMLPGGLGVTEGSFLLMLTSKGLSANDAAATTFITRVATLWFAVLVGVVAVIFFQRKFGKINFNNE from the coding sequence TTGCTTGAGAAATTAAAACAGCGCACACTTATTTCGATTGCATTTGCCGGGGTTCTTTATCTGGCAATTACAGTTTATATCGATTTCGATCTGCTCTTACTTTCATTTGAAAAATTTAATCTGCATCTGATTCCTTTTCTCTTACTTCTTTCAATGGGAAATTATTTTGCCAGATACTTTAAATGGAATTTCTACCTTTCTGAATTAAATATTAAACTTGATAAGCGTGATTCACTTCTGATTTTTATGTCTGGATTATTGATGAGTGTTACTCCCGGTAAAATAGGTGAATTGTTAAAGGCATATTTGGTTAAAACGGTTAATAAAACTCCGGTCTCCGTTACAGCTCCAATTATTTTTGCTGAGCGTGCAACTGATTTTCTTTCTCTTACAATTCTTGCCCTAATCGGTGCTTACATTTATGATTATGGCAGAGATGCAGCACTAATAATTACAATTTTCATTTTTATAGGAATTTTAATTCTCACTAACAGAAAACTTTTTGATTCAGTAATGTCAGTGTTATCCAAAATAAAATTTGTCGAAAAAAGAATAGAGTCAATAGAAAGATTATATCATTCAACTTATACCTTATTAAAAATTAAACCACTTATAATTGCGGTTCTGATTAGTGTTGTTTCCTGGGGATTTGAATGCTATGGTTATTTCCTCGTGATAAGTAATTTTAATAGCGTAATTGATGTAAGCTGGTCATTTTTCAGTTACAGTTTTTCAACGATTGTTGGAGCTGTTTCAATGCTTCCCGGCGGACTTGGTGTAACAGAAGGTTCATTTTTACTTATGCTTACTTCCAAAGGTTTATCAGCTAATGATGCTGCCGCTACAACATTCATAACAAGAGTTGCTACATTATGGTTTGCTGTTTTGGTTGGAGTTGTTGCAGTTATTTTCTTCCAGAGGAAATTCGGCAAAATAAATTTCAATAATGAGTAA
- a CDS encoding HIT family protein has product MEKLWSPWRSKYIESFKSDEDKSKCIFCQMSDLNADDNDNLLVYNGDKAFVVLNLYPYNNGHLMIVPKRHTNDFPNLSKEEISECMELLQKSELALRKVMSPHGFNIGANIGRVSGAGIEEHIHFHIVPRWNGDTNFMPVIGEVKVISQDLLETKIKLLQAFKELK; this is encoded by the coding sequence ATGGAAAAACTTTGGTCACCTTGGCGCTCTAAGTATATCGAATCATTCAAATCTGATGAAGATAAATCAAAGTGTATCTTCTGTCAGATGAGTGATCTTAATGCAGATGATAATGATAATCTTCTTGTCTACAATGGAGATAAGGCATTCGTAGTTTTAAATTTATATCCATACAACAATGGTCATTTAATGATTGTACCAAAGCGGCATACAAATGATTTCCCAAATCTATCAAAAGAAGAAATATCTGAGTGTATGGAATTACTTCAGAAATCAGAACTTGCGCTTCGAAAGGTTATGTCTCCTCATGGATTCAACATCGGAGCAAACATCGGCAGAGTCAGCGGTGCGGGAATAGAAGAACATATTCACTTTCACATTGTTCCGAGATGGAATGGTGACACTAATTTCATGCCTGTGATTGGTGAAGTTAAAGTTATTTCGCAAGACTTACTTGAGACCAAAATTAAATTGTTACAGGCATTCAAAGAGTTAAAATAA
- a CDS encoding toxin-antitoxin system YwqK family antitoxin: MNNSHYHFLIIIILVSVIFFSCEQSKEREIEQPLVVKEGLLYKDSTSTVPYSGRHKSKILDKVIEYEVKDGIKNGDFILYFPDGKIEMKGKIVNDKNEGEWKYYLPDGTLQTVGIFVNDLPESTWTWFYQDGKIFEQGNFKNGVRIGEWKTFDQYGKLRVLRKFENGEVKDSTVFN; this comes from the coding sequence ATGAACAATTCACATTATCATTTCTTAATCATCATAATTTTAGTCTCTGTAATATTCTTTTCCTGTGAGCAGTCGAAAGAAAGGGAAATTGAACAACCTCTTGTTGTGAAAGAAGGTTTGCTTTATAAAGATAGTACTTCAACTGTTCCTTACTCAGGAAGACACAAATCAAAAATTTTAGATAAAGTGATTGAGTATGAAGTTAAGGACGGAATAAAAAATGGTGATTTTATACTTTACTTTCCGGATGGTAAAATCGAGATGAAGGGCAAAATCGTTAATGATAAAAATGAAGGTGAATGGAAATATTATTTGCCGGATGGAACTCTTCAGACAGTTGGAATTTTTGTAAATGATTTACCTGAAAGTACATGGACTTGGTTTTATCAGGATGGGAAAATTTTTGAGCAGGGAAACTTTAAAAACGGAGTAAGAATCGGTGAATGGAAAACTTTTGATCAATATGGTAAACTGAGAGTCCTAAGAAAATTTGAAAATGGAGAAGTAAAAGATTCAACAGTATTTAATTAA
- a CDS encoding MATE family efflux transporter, with protein sequence MNTLLPINNFYKKILRIALPAIAGLSTQMVVSLVDTAMVGRLSEATYALAAMGIGVLATWALISFFSSLATGTHVIVARRFGQKDYVECGNTLNNSLFISLTIGIIVAAIGAFFAKPIADLFASDDEVAFYASEYIFYRFLGIPFFLISVSYRGFYFGISKTKIFMISGIITNLLNIVFNYIFIFGNLGMSRMGLAGAGLGSTLASSFDFFFYTAIMLLPSYRNRFQNFRRIKIDFDVIRSIWKISIPVSLQNVFILIGFLIFVAITGIIGTQEQAATQATISTLFISFLPCFGFGIAVQTLVGNNLGAGKLNLAKIYGFETAKVATIYTLILGIIFILFPQYVLLMITNDTSIIQTAKPVLRIAGFAQIFYAVGVVLANALQAAGKMLFVMKAEVITNLFVLVPLSYLFGVVFGYGLTGAWFAMPIYIILYSAIIFSKFLSKDWYEKIPLKSQ encoded by the coding sequence ATGAATACTCTGTTACCAATAAACAATTTTTATAAGAAAATTCTTCGCATTGCATTACCAGCTATTGCAGGTCTTTCTACTCAAATGGTTGTTTCATTGGTTGATACTGCTATGGTCGGAAGATTAAGCGAAGCTACTTATGCATTGGCTGCGATGGGAATTGGAGTACTCGCAACCTGGGCACTAATAAGTTTTTTCTCAAGTCTTGCCACCGGAACCCATGTAATTGTCGCAAGAAGATTTGGTCAGAAAGATTATGTTGAGTGTGGAAATACATTAAACAACTCACTTTTTATTTCTTTAACTATAGGAATAATAGTAGCGGCTATTGGTGCCTTTTTTGCGAAACCGATTGCTGACTTATTCGCTTCGGATGATGAGGTTGCTTTTTATGCTTCTGAATATATTTTCTACAGATTTCTTGGAATACCTTTTTTCTTAATATCTGTTTCTTACCGGGGATTTTATTTTGGAATAAGTAAAACAAAAATTTTTATGATTTCTGGAATTATTACAAATCTTTTGAATATTGTTTTCAACTATATTTTCATATTCGGAAATTTAGGAATGTCAAGAATGGGATTGGCTGGCGCCGGTCTTGGCTCAACCTTAGCATCTTCATTTGATTTCTTTTTCTACACTGCGATAATGTTATTGCCCTCATACAGGAACAGATTTCAAAACTTTAGGAGAATCAAAATTGATTTTGATGTTATAAGATCTATCTGGAAAATTTCAATTCCTGTTTCACTTCAAAATGTTTTTATACTTATCGGCTTCCTAATCTTTGTAGCAATTACAGGAATAATAGGCACTCAGGAACAAGCAGCAACTCAGGCAACAATCAGCACTTTGTTCATTTCATTTCTTCCTTGTTTCGGATTTGGTATAGCAGTGCAGACTTTAGTTGGAAATAATCTTGGTGCTGGTAAATTAAATCTTGCTAAAATTTATGGATTCGAAACTGCAAAAGTTGCGACTATATATACTTTAATTCTGGGAATTATATTTATCCTTTTTCCACAATATGTTTTGTTAATGATAACTAATGATACTTCAATAATTCAGACAGCAAAACCTGTTCTTAGAATTGCAGGATTTGCACAGATTTTTTATGCAGTTGGAGTTGTCCTTGCAAATGCACTGCAGGCAGCCGGTAAGATGTTATTCGTAATGAAAGCGGAAGTTATTACAAATTTATTTGTCCTTGTTCCGCTGTCTTATTTATTCGGAGTTGTTTTTGGTTATGGTTTAACCGGTGCGTGGTTTGCAATGCCGATTTATATAATTTTATACTCAGCCATTATTTTCTCGAAGTTTCTTTCCAAAGATTGGTATGAAAAAATTCCATTAAAAAGTCAATAA
- a CDS encoding SpoIID/LytB domain-containing protein: MLIQFYSHLKNHSLKFLPFFSFVILLSSCAPSKRFTEYKETSIKDYKNEIRVLLGDSPTEIKTGSDVYLISQNEKLAIIKSGNKISIEPLYQDLLIKLGSKNFNGKDFNLEPVSDSLIKVNNKRYRGKIKLMNVDGKIKQINQLSLEDYLKGVMTKEMPVGKGNENFEAFKAFAIAARTYALNKIFNSRTYYDLLPDVNDQVYGGVDAEHPISNKAVDETKGLILTFKDEPAIIFYHSTCAGFTENAKNVFTKDEIEYLKSIKDGETPYCSISPNFNWKEVIPEKTLIKRLFDAKLLKSENYSIEKFNIKSRFSSGRINELEIILKSVDGLSSVSIFGNQIRSIIKNQSGNGILKSNNFIIELTPEKNVEIIGKGYGHGVGLCQWGAIAQSRSGKSYQEILSHYFPGTEIKKLND, translated from the coding sequence TTGCTTATTCAATTTTACTCACATCTTAAAAATCACTCTTTAAAATTTCTTCCATTCTTTTCCTTTGTTATCTTACTTTCATCTTGTGCTCCATCAAAAAGATTTACTGAATACAAAGAAACCTCAATTAAAGATTATAAAAATGAAATTCGTGTTTTGCTGGGTGATTCTCCCACAGAAATAAAAACAGGAAGCGATGTTTATCTTATTTCACAAAATGAAAAGCTGGCTATCATTAAATCGGGAAATAAGATTTCGATTGAACCACTTTATCAGGATTTACTAATTAAGCTCGGTTCAAAAAATTTTAACGGAAAAGATTTTAATTTGGAACCGGTTAGTGATTCCTTAATCAAGGTGAATAATAAAAGATATCGTGGCAAAATAAAGTTGATGAATGTTGATGGAAAAATTAAGCAAATCAATCAGCTATCTCTGGAAGATTATCTGAAGGGAGTTATGACTAAAGAAATGCCTGTTGGAAAAGGAAACGAAAACTTTGAAGCATTCAAAGCATTTGCAATTGCCGCAAGAACTTATGCATTAAACAAAATTTTTAACAGCAGAACTTATTACGATTTGCTTCCTGATGTAAATGATCAGGTTTATGGTGGAGTTGATGCCGAACATCCGATTTCAAACAAAGCTGTGGATGAAACTAAAGGTCTTATATTAACTTTCAAAGATGAACCAGCAATCATATTCTATCATTCAACTTGTGCTGGTTTTACCGAAAACGCAAAAAATGTTTTTACAAAAGATGAGATAGAATATTTGAAATCTATTAAAGATGGAGAAACGCCTTACTGTTCAATTTCACCAAACTTTAATTGGAAAGAAGTTATTCCCGAAAAAACATTAATTAAAAGATTATTTGATGCAAAGCTACTGAAGAGTGAAAACTACTCCATCGAAAAATTTAATATTAAATCAAGATTTTCTTCCGGCAGAATCAATGAATTGGAAATAATTCTGAAGAGTGTTGATGGATTAAGTTCTGTTAGTATTTTTGGTAATCAGATAAGAAGCATTATTAAAAATCAATCAGGTAATGGAATATTGAAAAGTAATAATTTCATTATTGAATTAACACCGGAAAAAAATGTTGAGATAATTGGCAAAGGATACGGACATGGAGTTGGACTTTGTCAATGGGGAGCAATTGCTCAGTCAAGATCAGGTAAATCTTATCAGGAAATTCTTTCTCATTATTTTCCCGGAACGGAAATAAAAAAATTAAATGATTAA
- a CDS encoding Maf family protein, whose amino-acid sequence MIKTTLPIYLASKSPRRRKLLKQLNLKFKSLSVDSDELVKPDELPHQSVVRIAEEKMQLARKKIKHGIIITADTIVFLDNEVLGKPSDEKDAFRMLKKLSGKTHQVFSAYCIHNTSTGKTITEFVKTDVTFRKLTNQEIKDYIKTGSPMDKAGAYGIQDDFGAVFVDHINGCYYSVVGLPLSKFYHALLRIL is encoded by the coding sequence ATGATTAAAACTACCTTACCGATATATCTTGCTTCAAAATCTCCAAGAAGAAGAAAACTTCTTAAGCAGCTAAATCTTAAATTCAAATCCCTATCTGTTGATTCAGATGAATTAGTAAAGCCCGATGAATTACCTCATCAATCGGTTGTAAGAATTGCTGAAGAGAAAATGCAGCTTGCCAGGAAGAAAATTAAACATGGAATCATAATCACTGCTGATACAATAGTTTTTCTTGACAACGAAGTTCTTGGAAAACCTAGTGATGAAAAAGATGCATTCAGAATGTTAAAAAAACTAAGCGGAAAAACTCATCAGGTTTTTTCTGCTTATTGTATTCATAATACATCAACCGGAAAAACAATAACTGAGTTTGTTAAAACAGATGTAACTTTCAGAAAGCTAACTAATCAGGAAATAAAAGATTATATTAAAACTGGTAGTCCAATGGATAAAGCAGGAGCTTATGGAATTCAGGATGATTTTGGTGCTGTGTTTGTTGATCATATCAACGGATGTTATTACAGTGTAGTCGGATTACCTTTATCAAAATTTTATCACGCACTTTTAAGGATTTTATAA
- a CDS encoding c-type cytochrome domain-containing protein, with the protein MRKSFKIILVSIISILIIACDDTITNQDVDNRIIPSSNVSFSQHIYPVFQVKCFSCHGNGIYEAGLDLTLRSRFVDGRIVVPGDTLTSILVWRIDRPPRAGFNPMPPEFMPQLTPNQIRGIKIWIAEGALDN; encoded by the coding sequence ATGAGAAAAAGTTTCAAAATAATTTTAGTATCTATTATTTCTATTCTGATTATTGCCTGTGATGATACTATCACAAATCAGGATGTTGACAACAGGATTATTCCTTCATCCAATGTAAGTTTCTCACAACACATTTATCCTGTATTTCAGGTTAAATGTTTCAGTTGTCACGGAAATGGAATTTATGAAGCTGGTCTTGATTTAACTCTTCGTTCAAGATTTGTCGATGGAAGAATTGTTGTTCCAGGTGATACTTTAACTAGCATACTTGTCTGGAGAATTGACCGTCCACCAAGAGCAGGATTTAATCCTATGCCTCCAGAATTTATGCCTCAGCTTACACCAAACCAGATCAGAGGAATTAAAATCTGGATTGCTGAAGGAGCATTGGATAATTAA
- the fusA gene encoding elongation factor G codes for MKEHGPDTIRNIAFIGHGGTGKTSLSEIILYTAHEINRIGSVTEGNTVSDYSPNEIEKQISISTSLMHIEWEGSKINILDTPGYSDFIGDVKSAMRVADTAVMLLKSAEGIEVGTELTGGYINEFALPSAIVINKVDNEHSTFFETFEKARKRLTSGAAAITFPVKEGVGFNTVIDILKMKAFEYGEPGSRRVTEKEIPAELKDKAEELRTYLIEKIAETSEELMNKYFEEGSLSEDEITKGIKAAIIGRSLTPVFAVSATAAVGINNFLDFVAKYFPTPLDRGGEEATFADKKEKVLVKPDPNGEPVLFVFKTLSEQHVGELSLFKVYSGTVRPGMDLINQSNNKVERLSQLSILNGRNRKEVPQLLAGDIGAVVKLKDTHTNNTLSSKNFPIIIKPIVFPEPVIHGAVIPKAKGDEDKISAGLHTLHEEDPSFNVKYDPEIAQTVVSGQGELQLALAVKRLKERYGVDVDLVEPRIPYRETIKATVNDVEYKHKKQSGGRGQYGHVHFKMEPLPRGKGFEFVDAIVGGVVPGRFIPAVEKGIQETMAKGVISGNKVVDVKVTLFDGTYHTVDSDEMSFKIAASMCFRKGFLEAKPCLLEPIYEIEVKVPEEYMGDVMGDISSRRGKILGMDADGQFQVIKALVPLAELYKYSSQLRSLTQGRGLFKRKFSHYEEVPKEIEQKVIEEYNKSREEEK; via the coding sequence GTGAAAGAACATGGCCCAGACACAATCCGTAATATTGCATTTATTGGACACGGTGGAACCGGAAAAACATCACTGTCCGAAATAATTTTATATACTGCTCATGAAATAAACAGAATTGGTTCTGTAACAGAAGGAAATACGGTTTCAGATTATTCACCAAACGAAATTGAAAAACAAATTTCCATCTCTACTTCTTTGATGCACATTGAATGGGAAGGAAGTAAAATTAATATTCTTGACACACCTGGTTACAGTGACTTTATCGGTGATGTAAAATCGGCAATGAGAGTAGCCGATACAGCTGTAATGCTTCTTAAATCTGCTGAAGGAATTGAAGTTGGAACTGAGCTTACTGGTGGTTATATAAATGAGTTTGCACTTCCTTCTGCAATTGTTATAAATAAAGTTGATAATGAACATTCAACATTTTTCGAAACATTTGAAAAAGCAAGGAAGAGATTAACAAGCGGTGCCGCAGCAATAACTTTCCCTGTGAAAGAAGGAGTAGGATTTAATACTGTAATTGATATTCTGAAAATGAAAGCATTTGAGTATGGTGAACCAGGAAGTAGAAGAGTAACCGAAAAAGAAATTCCAGCCGAATTAAAAGACAAAGCCGAAGAATTAAGAACTTATCTTATTGAAAAAATTGCTGAGACCAGTGAAGAATTGATGAATAAATATTTTGAAGAAGGTTCCTTGAGTGAAGACGAAATTACAAAAGGAATTAAAGCTGCAATTATTGGAAGAAGTTTAACACCTGTATTTGCAGTTTCTGCAACAGCAGCAGTTGGAATTAACAACTTTCTGGACTTCGTAGCAAAGTATTTTCCGACGCCTTTAGATCGCGGCGGTGAAGAAGCCACATTTGCAGATAAGAAAGAAAAAGTTCTGGTTAAACCTGATCCGAATGGTGAACCCGTTCTGTTTGTATTCAAAACATTATCTGAGCAACATGTTGGCGAGTTATCTTTATTTAAAGTTTATTCAGGAACTGTAAGACCTGGAATGGATTTGATAAATCAATCAAACAATAAAGTTGAGAGATTAAGTCAACTTTCAATTCTTAATGGCAGAAACAGAAAAGAAGTTCCGCAGTTATTAGCAGGTGATATCGGTGCTGTAGTGAAACTAAAAGATACTCATACTAACAATACATTATCTTCAAAAAATTTTCCGATCATAATTAAACCCATTGTATTTCCTGAACCCGTTATACACGGAGCTGTAATTCCAAAAGCAAAAGGTGATGAAGACAAAATTTCTGCCGGGCTTCATACTTTGCACGAAGAAGATCCGTCATTCAATGTAAAATATGATCCTGAAATTGCTCAGACAGTAGTATCAGGTCAAGGTGAACTTCAATTGGCTCTTGCAGTAAAACGATTGAAGGAAAGATACGGAGTAGATGTTGATCTTGTTGAACCAAGAATTCCTTACAGAGAAACTATCAAAGCAACCGTTAATGATGTTGAATACAAACATAAAAAGCAATCTGGTGGAAGAGGTCAGTATGGACATGTTCACTTCAAAATGGAACCACTTCCAAGAGGAAAAGGATTTGAATTTGTTGATGCAATAGTCGGTGGAGTTGTTCCCGGAAGATTCATTCCGGCAGTTGAGAAGGGGATTCAGGAAACTATGGCCAAAGGTGTAATATCCGGAAATAAAGTTGTTGATGTTAAAGTAACACTTTTTGATGGAACTTATCATACAGTTGACTCGGATGAAATGTCGTTCAAGATTGCTGCATCAATGTGTTTCAGAAAAGGATTTTTGGAAGCTAAACCTTGTCTGTTAGAACCAATTTATGAAATCGAAGTAAAAGTTCCTGAAGAATATATGGGCGATGTTATGGGTGATATATCAAGCCGAAGAGGAAAAATTCTTGGAATGGATGCAGATGGTCAGTTTCAGGTTATTAAAGCTTTAGTTCCTTTAGCAGAACTTTATAAATATTCTTCTCAGTTGAGAAGTTTAACTCAGGGAAGAGGATTGTTCAAAAGAAAATTCTCTCATTATGAGGAAGTTCCGAAAGAAATAGAACAGAAAGTAATTGAAGAATATAACAAATCAAGAGAAGAGGAGAAGTAA
- a CDS encoding tetratricopeptide repeat protein translates to MKKLFVVFILLGLISCSKSLESNFNQANELLKQNKIEEAVAEFTKIAESGDKNFAPKALVQLATIYQNRMDKNISSIESADKAQYFFRTIYDKYPDNPDAPKALFMSAFILANELNKYDEATKTYNLFLEKFPNHELAASAKQELEYIGLSPEEILKRKMAQQ, encoded by the coding sequence ATGAAAAAATTATTTGTTGTATTTATTCTTCTGGGTTTAATTTCATGTTCAAAGTCGTTAGAAAGTAATTTTAATCAGGCAAATGAATTATTAAAGCAAAATAAAATTGAAGAAGCTGTTGCCGAATTTACTAAGATTGCAGAAAGTGGTGACAAAAACTTTGCACCTAAAGCATTGGTTCAGCTTGCTACAATCTACCAGAACAGAATGGATAAAAACATATCCTCCATTGAATCAGCAGATAAAGCTCAATACTTTTTCAGAACAATTTATGATAAGTATCCCGATAATCCAGATGCTCCAAAAGCTTTATTTATGTCTGCGTTTATTCTCGCAAATGAATTGAATAAATATGATGAAGCGACTAAAACTTATAATCTTTTCCTTGAGAAATTTCCCAATCACGAGTTGGCAGCTTCTGCAAAACAGGAATTAGAATATATCGGTTTATCACCTGAAGAAATTCTGAAGAGGAAGATGGCTCAGCAATAA